In Streptomyces sp. NBC_00569, a single genomic region encodes these proteins:
- a CDS encoding MFS transporter, whose translation MARTTAESTAARRGGLREPGPRYKWIALSNTTLGVLIATINMSIMLIALPDIFRGIGVDPLQPGNTSLLLWLIMSYMVVTAVLVVSFGRLGDMYGRVRMYNMGFAVFTVFSVLLSVTWMHGTAGALWLIGMRVLQGVGGAMLMANSNAILTDAFPARQRGLALGLNQVAGITGSFIGLVLGGLLGPLNWHLVFLVSVPFGLFGTVWAYLKLHDTGVRAGARLDWWGNLTFAVGLIAVLAGITYGIQPYGGDIMGWADPWVIAAIAGGMAMLVVFCVVETRVPEPMFHLSLFRIRAFTAGNVASLLAALGRGGLMFILIIWLQGIWLPRHGYGFEQTPLWAGIYMLPLTVGFLVAGPFSGWASDRFGARAFATGGMLLAAATFLALQALPVDFTYPVFALVLLLNGLGMGLFAAPNRAAIMNSLPPDQRGVGAGISTTFQNSATVLSIGIFFSLMIAGLAGALPAALNHGLTAQGVPAADAAKVAALPPVGVLFASLLGYNPVQTLLGPHVLAQLPPGHAHYLTGRGFFPELISQPFADGLSVAFDFAIAACVVAAIASMLRGGRYIHDDRVLARPAPLLAPAPPAQTASPPAAPPTPRSEGP comes from the coding sequence GTGGCAAGGACAACCGCAGAGTCGACCGCCGCACGTCGGGGTGGTCTCCGTGAGCCGGGACCGCGCTACAAGTGGATCGCGCTCTCCAACACCACGCTGGGTGTCCTGATCGCGACGATCAACATGTCGATCATGCTGATCGCGTTGCCGGACATCTTCCGGGGGATCGGTGTGGACCCGCTGCAGCCCGGCAACACGAGCCTGCTGCTGTGGCTGATCATGAGCTACATGGTGGTCACCGCCGTGCTGGTGGTCAGCTTCGGCCGCCTCGGTGACATGTACGGCAGGGTCCGGATGTACAACATGGGGTTCGCGGTGTTCACCGTGTTCTCGGTGCTGTTGTCGGTGACCTGGATGCACGGCACGGCGGGCGCCCTGTGGCTGATCGGCATGCGGGTCCTGCAAGGTGTCGGCGGGGCGATGCTGATGGCGAACTCCAACGCCATCCTCACCGACGCCTTCCCCGCCCGTCAGCGCGGCCTCGCACTGGGGCTGAACCAGGTGGCCGGTATCACCGGATCCTTCATCGGCCTCGTCCTCGGAGGACTGCTCGGGCCCCTCAACTGGCATCTGGTGTTCCTCGTGTCCGTACCGTTCGGCCTGTTCGGCACCGTGTGGGCCTATCTGAAGCTGCACGACACTGGCGTTCGGGCGGGGGCACGGCTGGACTGGTGGGGCAACCTCACCTTCGCCGTGGGCCTGATCGCCGTACTGGCCGGCATCACGTACGGCATCCAGCCCTACGGCGGCGACATCATGGGCTGGGCCGATCCATGGGTGATCGCCGCGATCGCCGGCGGCATGGCGATGCTGGTCGTCTTCTGCGTGGTGGAGACCAGGGTCCCCGAGCCCATGTTCCACCTGTCGCTGTTCCGGATCCGCGCGTTCACCGCGGGGAACGTGGCGAGTCTGCTGGCGGCGCTCGGGCGCGGCGGCCTGATGTTCATCCTGATCATCTGGCTCCAGGGCATCTGGCTGCCCCGCCACGGCTACGGCTTCGAGCAGACCCCGTTGTGGGCCGGCATCTACATGCTCCCGCTGACGGTCGGGTTCCTGGTCGCGGGGCCCTTCTCCGGCTGGGCCTCGGACCGGTTCGGGGCCAGGGCTTTCGCCACCGGAGGCATGCTGCTGGCCGCCGCCACCTTCCTGGCCCTCCAGGCGCTGCCGGTCGACTTCACCTACCCGGTGTTCGCCCTCGTCCTGCTGTTGAATGGGCTCGGCATGGGCCTCTTCGCGGCACCCAACCGGGCGGCCATCATGAACAGCCTGCCGCCCGACCAGCGCGGGGTGGGCGCCGGGATCAGCACCACGTTCCAGAACTCGGCCACCGTGCTGTCCATCGGCATCTTCTTCTCCCTGATGATCGCGGGCCTGGCCGGCGCGCTCCCCGCAGCCCTCAACCACGGCCTGACCGCGCAGGGGGTCCCCGCCGCCGACGCCGCCAAGGTCGCCGCCCTCCCGCCGGTCGGCGTGCTGTTCGCCTCGCTCCTCGGCTACAACCCGGTCCAGACCCTGCTCGGCCCGCACGTCCTCGCTCAACTGCCCCCGGGACACGCCCACTACCTCACCGGGCGCGGCTTCTTCCCGGAGCTGATCTCCCAGCCGTTCGCCGACGGCCTGTCCGTGGCCTTCGACTTCGCGATCGCCGCGTGCGTCGTCGCCGCCATCGCCTCCATGCTGCGCGGCGGCCGCTACATCCACGACGACCGGGTCCTGGCCCGACCCGC
- a CDS encoding APC family permease gives MAQYQPAGTVGDADARAEENRLRKDLGFWGLTAIGFSNILGSGWLFAALYAAQTAGPAALLSWIAAGALCALVALVMVELGATRPEGGGTVRWPLYASGRLVGTVVGWSVLLSVGGTAAEISAIMQYAAHYVPGLYEGGRLTASGLGVASALSVLLTALNWFAVRMFARLNNLVSVFKVVVPVVTIVALFLSGTHSGRLTEHGGFAPYGFAACLTALAGGGIVYSVNGFQAPLDFSGEARNPRRNVPAAVLTGIALAVLVYLGLQLAFLYTVPDSLLTHGWQGVNFDSPFGQLALVLNLHWLATLLYADAVVSPGGSAYVGVALDARHTYALAKNGLVPRFFMRIDPRSGIARRALVLNLVVIILFMLPFGGWQDIVSVMGDMYLLIYAASAVAVASFRAHDRERGVPLADGQVPGVRWIAPVSFAVSTEFIYWSGWEHLRLALPLVLAGVPLYLLQQGRTAGRPVREELSQGAWIVFHLAALTLLSWLGTFGGSGRLPAPYDTVVVGVLALAVFVWAVRSGAAHLRTDPSAERVF, from the coding sequence GTGGCGCAGTATCAGCCGGCGGGGACCGTGGGCGACGCGGACGCCCGGGCAGAGGAGAACCGGCTCCGCAAGGACCTCGGTTTCTGGGGCCTGACCGCGATCGGCTTCTCCAACATCCTCGGCTCGGGCTGGTTGTTCGCCGCCCTGTACGCCGCCCAGACCGCCGGCCCCGCCGCACTGCTGTCCTGGATCGCGGCCGGCGCGCTCTGCGCACTGGTGGCCCTGGTCATGGTCGAACTCGGCGCCACCAGGCCGGAGGGCGGCGGCACCGTCCGGTGGCCGCTGTACGCGAGCGGCCGGCTGGTCGGCACGGTCGTCGGCTGGTCGGTCCTGCTCTCCGTGGGCGGCACCGCCGCCGAGATCAGCGCGATCATGCAGTACGCCGCCCACTACGTGCCCGGGCTCTACGAAGGTGGCAGGCTCACCGCGTCGGGCCTGGGCGTCGCCTCCGCGCTCAGCGTGCTGCTCACCGCGCTGAACTGGTTCGCGGTACGGATGTTCGCCCGCCTGAACAACCTGGTGTCGGTGTTCAAGGTCGTCGTCCCCGTGGTCACCATCGTCGCGCTCTTCCTGTCCGGCACCCACTCGGGCCGTCTCACCGAGCACGGCGGCTTCGCCCCTTACGGCTTCGCCGCGTGCCTGACCGCGCTCGCCGGCGGCGGCATCGTGTACTCCGTGAACGGTTTCCAGGCCCCCCTGGACTTCTCCGGCGAAGCCCGCAATCCCCGCCGCAACGTACCCGCGGCCGTGCTCACCGGCATCGCCCTCGCGGTGCTGGTCTACCTCGGGCTCCAACTCGCTTTCCTGTACACGGTGCCCGACTCGCTCCTCACGCACGGCTGGCAGGGCGTGAACTTCGATTCGCCGTTCGGCCAGCTCGCCCTCGTGCTCAACCTGCACTGGCTGGCCACGCTGCTCTACGCCGACGCGGTGGTCTCCCCGGGCGGTTCGGCCTACGTGGGCGTCGCCCTCGACGCCCGCCACACGTACGCCCTCGCGAAGAACGGTCTGGTGCCCCGTTTCTTCATGCGCATCGACCCCCGCTCCGGTATCGCGCGCCGTGCCCTGGTCCTCAACCTCGTCGTCATCATCCTGTTCATGCTGCCGTTCGGCGGCTGGCAGGACATCGTGAGCGTGATGGGGGACATGTACCTCCTCATCTACGCCGCCTCGGCGGTCGCCGTCGCGTCCTTCCGGGCGCACGACCGGGAGCGCGGAGTGCCCCTCGCGGACGGTCAGGTGCCGGGCGTGCGCTGGATCGCGCCGGTCAGCTTCGCCGTGTCCACCGAGTTCATCTACTGGTCCGGCTGGGAACACCTGCGGCTCGCTCTGCCCCTGGTCCTGGCGGGTGTCCCGCTGTACCTGCTGCAACAGGGCCGGACGGCGGGACGGCCCGTACGCGAGGAACTGAGTCAGGGGGCCTGGATCGTCTTCCATCTGGCGGCGCTGACCCTGCTGTCATGGCTCGGCACGTTCGGCGGCTCCGGACGTCTGCCGGCCCCGTACGACACCGTCGTGGTCGGCGTCCTGGCCCTCGCGGTCTTCGTATGGGCGGTGCGCTCGGGCGCAGCCCATCTCCGAACGGATCCGTCAGCCGAGCGAGTGTTCTAG
- a CDS encoding DUF5302 domain-containing protein, producing MAAESASQEGSEPIEAANEGLTPDADGQYDLKRKFREALDRKRGMQADAAGGAAKTGSKIRGAHGPASSQKSFRRKSGG from the coding sequence ATGGCTGCAGAGTCTGCATCGCAGGAAGGTTCGGAGCCGATCGAGGCCGCGAACGAAGGCCTGACGCCCGACGCCGACGGCCAGTACGACCTGAAGCGCAAGTTCCGCGAGGCGCTGGACCGTAAGCGTGGCATGCAGGCGGACGCCGCCGGCGGCGCCGCGAAGACCGGTTCGAAGATCCGCGGCGCGCACGGTCCGGCGTCGAGCCAGAAGTCGTTCCGACGCAAGAGCGGCGGCTGA
- a CDS encoding ABC transporter ATP-binding protein, whose protein sequence is MDESLAIRARGITKCFGDVVALDGIDLDVAQGQIHGLVGPNGAGKTTLLGLLLGLAVADDGQLDILGTPIGRALAAPEGVAGFVDGPGLYPSLTARQNLAALAALRGLDARASGIDDVLGQVGLTDVADDRTRGFSLGMRQRLGLAAALLTKPRLLVLDEPSNGLDPAGKKHVHRVLADLAAEGTGVVLSSHRMDDVEALCSEVTILATGRIAFSGPLSKLAAENSDLDYRLLTSDPQAARRLAADTSGIRVVDDAVGRHDTEALVVRALVPALDELVVRLVHADIALRELSPVVSPLEAAFLALTEQQENSR, encoded by the coding sequence ATGGACGAAAGCCTGGCAATACGGGCTCGCGGGATCACCAAGTGTTTCGGCGACGTCGTCGCGCTCGACGGCATCGATCTGGATGTGGCGCAGGGGCAGATCCACGGCCTGGTCGGGCCGAACGGCGCCGGGAAGACGACGCTGCTCGGCCTGCTGCTCGGCCTGGCCGTCGCCGACGACGGCCAACTGGACATCCTGGGTACGCCCATCGGGCGGGCGCTCGCCGCTCCCGAGGGTGTCGCCGGCTTCGTGGACGGTCCCGGTCTCTACCCCTCGCTCACCGCCAGGCAGAACCTGGCCGCGCTGGCCGCCCTGCGCGGCCTCGACGCACGGGCGTCGGGGATCGACGACGTGCTCGGGCAGGTCGGGCTCACCGATGTCGCCGACGACCGCACCCGCGGCTTCTCCCTCGGCATGCGTCAGCGGCTCGGACTCGCCGCGGCCCTGCTCACCAAGCCCCGGCTCCTCGTGCTCGACGAACCGTCCAACGGCCTCGACCCGGCAGGAAAGAAGCACGTACACCGCGTCCTGGCCGACCTCGCGGCGGAGGGGACCGGCGTCGTGCTGTCGAGCCACCGCATGGACGACGTCGAGGCGCTGTGCTCGGAGGTCACCATCCTCGCCACCGGGCGGATCGCCTTCTCCGGCCCGCTGAGCAAGCTGGCCGCCGAGAACAGCGATCTCGACTACCGGCTGCTGACCTCCGACCCGCAGGCCGCGCGCCGCCTTGCGGCCGACACCTCCGGGATCCGCGTCGTCGACGACGCCGTGGGACGGCACGACACCGAGGCGCTCGTCGTGCGCGCGCTGGTGCCCGCCCTCGACGAACTGGTGGTGCGGCTCGTGCACGCGGACATCGCGCTGCGCGAGCTCTCGCCCGTGGTGTCGCCGCTCGAAGCGGCGTTTCTCGCCCTCACCGAGCAGCAGGAGAACAGCAGATGA
- a CDS encoding ABC transporter permease, whose amino-acid sequence MTATVAAGPDAAAAPRVSVARGYRFELVKLVSQWRIRLLVLACWIAPALFVAAVSQQSSLPVDTLFGRWMHATGWAGSLVVLGFSGTWALPLLTSVVAGDVFASEDRLGTWRHLLVAVRSPRRIFAAKALASLTVILLLVAGLACSGAAGGVVTVGNQPLVGLDGHLLSPGDAAVQVLLAWVCVLAPTLAFAAIGLLGSVALGRSPMGLLLPMLVALTTQLAQMLPLPVSVRLALPSYAFIAWNGLFTSPAQLGPLLIGIVVSLLWAVTATALAYVLFLRRDFTDLTHDGSGRRAVTVGALPLVGLLVLTAVVVAPATSATGSGIEQDKVQRSVATAFAHLYRLQTEQLNRPAVTEAQLKASAACTKGSVGVAAEGPGNDWRCVVSWHLPDVEATGSAIYQLDITADGRFMADGDGPKEVNGYFLVRTPTGDGPNPLWQFDGNVELFSTSKG is encoded by the coding sequence ATGACCGCAACCGTCGCCGCCGGCCCCGACGCCGCTGCCGCCCCGCGTGTCTCGGTGGCGCGCGGCTACCGTTTCGAGCTGGTCAAGCTGGTCTCGCAATGGCGGATCCGGCTGCTGGTCCTCGCCTGCTGGATCGCGCCGGCGCTCTTCGTCGCCGCCGTGAGTCAGCAGAGTTCGCTCCCCGTCGACACGCTCTTCGGCCGCTGGATGCACGCCACGGGATGGGCCGGTTCGCTGGTGGTCCTCGGATTCTCGGGCACCTGGGCGCTCCCGCTGCTGACTTCGGTGGTCGCCGGTGACGTGTTCGCCTCCGAGGACCGGCTCGGCACCTGGCGCCATCTGCTCGTCGCGGTCCGCTCGCCCCGCCGGATCTTCGCGGCGAAGGCACTGGCCAGCCTCACCGTCATCCTGCTGCTCGTGGCCGGGCTGGCCTGTTCCGGCGCGGCCGGCGGGGTCGTGACGGTCGGCAACCAGCCGCTGGTCGGGCTCGACGGCCACCTGTTGTCGCCGGGAGACGCGGCCGTTCAGGTTCTGCTCGCCTGGGTCTGTGTCCTCGCCCCGACGCTGGCCTTCGCCGCGATCGGACTGCTCGGGTCCGTCGCGCTCGGGCGCTCACCGATGGGGCTCCTGCTGCCCATGCTCGTCGCGCTCACGACGCAGCTCGCCCAGATGCTGCCGCTCCCCGTCTCCGTACGCCTCGCTCTGCCGAGCTACGCCTTCATCGCCTGGAACGGTCTGTTCACCAGCCCGGCACAGCTCGGTCCACTGCTCATTGGCATCGTTGTCAGCCTGCTGTGGGCGGTGACCGCGACCGCGCTGGCCTATGTCCTGTTCCTGAGGCGGGACTTCACCGATCTGACGCACGACGGCTCGGGGCGCCGCGCCGTCACCGTCGGAGCCCTGCCGCTCGTCGGTCTCCTCGTTCTGACGGCCGTCGTCGTCGCCCCGGCGACCTCGGCCACGGGCTCCGGGATCGAGCAGGACAAGGTGCAGCGCTCGGTCGCCACGGCATTCGCTCATCTCTACCGCCTGCAGACCGAGCAGCTCAACCGACCCGCCGTCACCGAAGCCCAGCTCAAGGCGAGCGCTGCGTGCACCAAGGGCAGCGTCGGTGTCGCGGCCGAGGGGCCGGGCAACGACTGGCGCTGCGTCGTGTCCTGGCATCTCCCCGACGTCGAGGCCACCGGGTCGGCCATCTATCAGCTCGACATCACCGCTGACGGGCGGTTCATGGCCGACGGCGATGGACCGAAGGAAGTGAACGGCTACTTCCTGGTGCGGACCCCGACCGGGGACGGACCGAACCCGCTCTGGCAGTTCGACGGCAACGTCGAGCTGTTCTCTACCTCGAAGGGATAA
- a CDS encoding bifunctional YncE family protein/alkaline phosphatase family protein, producing the protein MQVTRRRRRAAKARSGLLGRRIGRRTPLATAGITALALTAAGTAFAQTHQFGTDQVGQTTRQGQVISSDQYIAPYGDRLVVDNGKIMSSSVSPDGTHLAASITDGGMALSIVDLKSWKVQQLVGNSASADLRISGNDVGQEGPTYSPDGSQLWLGQIDGYTRFTVNPDGSVADPTSVKIPADGPKHALVGEPVFSPDGSTVYSAVNGQNRVVAIDAATGTVRQSWSVGNAPRDMAEVGGKLYVSNEGGRPAKPGDTTINSYNTQVPADQVTASTTTGTVSVIDLANPDAAVSSIKVGLHPTALYAKKNALFVTNTATNDVSVIDTTKNKVVQTVATQPWPESSVGYEPDAVTLTDDGHLLVTLGRANAVAVYRYTTPQEPVSYVGLLPTDYFPAEIATVGKQVVVSNTRGIDARRPTSGAGHATHDTTSSVQRFTLPNDRVIKSETAKVFQQNGWTRGSVTLAHGKDKKKPKPVPVPQRLGDPSTIKHVFLIVKENRTYDQVLGDVPEGNGDPSLAQFGENVTPNQHALAKQFGLYDNTYDIGTNSAEGHNWLMQADNPEYTESSAGEYARSYDTEDDALGHQRTGFIWTGAQAAGKSVRDFGEFQQFLTKPADASWQNLYCDSKNMGATGQDTAYPLMSSSPIPSLNSVSVHGFPKFDTSVPDIYRSEIWKRDFEKNGPANLNMFWLSSDHTGGPANAAAQVADNDLAVGRMVDEISHSKYWKDSAIFVVEDDSQAGLDHVDGHRAPIQIISPWARHGVVDSHYYSQITMIRTIEQILGVHPMNQKDSAASPMRGAFSQKADVTPFKALPNRTSLTGGLKTPPSCGLDTPAPQNPDAAPAPSAKVPADKQKLAAQWDAWKSQQRLTGRDAKPDFANPAQMNHFTWYQTHEWSKPYPGESKIFAPKDVPGAYIPSPESDG; encoded by the coding sequence ATGCAGGTCACACGCCGTCGCAGGCGTGCCGCGAAGGCCCGATCCGGTCTTCTCGGCAGACGCATCGGCCGCCGGACGCCGCTGGCCACGGCCGGTATCACGGCTCTGGCCCTCACCGCCGCGGGCACCGCTTTCGCCCAGACGCACCAGTTCGGCACCGACCAGGTCGGCCAGACGACGCGTCAGGGCCAGGTCATCTCCAGCGACCAGTACATCGCCCCGTACGGGGACCGTCTCGTCGTCGACAACGGCAAGATCATGTCGTCCTCGGTCAGCCCGGACGGCACCCACCTCGCGGCCTCGATCACCGACGGCGGCATGGCGCTGTCGATCGTGGACCTCAAGAGCTGGAAGGTGCAGCAGCTCGTCGGCAACTCCGCCTCGGCCGACCTGCGGATCAGCGGCAACGACGTGGGCCAGGAAGGCCCCACGTATTCGCCCGACGGTTCGCAGCTGTGGCTGGGCCAGATCGACGGATACACCAGGTTCACCGTGAACCCGGACGGCAGCGTCGCCGATCCGACGTCCGTCAAGATCCCGGCGGACGGGCCCAAGCACGCGCTGGTGGGCGAGCCGGTGTTCTCGCCCGACGGCTCCACCGTGTACTCGGCGGTCAACGGCCAGAACCGCGTCGTCGCCATCGACGCCGCGACCGGCACCGTCCGGCAGAGCTGGTCCGTGGGCAACGCCCCGCGTGACATGGCCGAGGTCGGCGGCAAGCTCTACGTCAGCAACGAGGGCGGGCGTCCTGCGAAGCCCGGCGACACCACGATCAACTCGTACAACACCCAGGTGCCCGCCGACCAGGTGACCGCCTCCACCACCACCGGCACGGTCAGCGTCATCGACCTGGCGAACCCGGATGCCGCCGTATCGAGCATCAAGGTCGGTCTCCACCCGACCGCGCTGTACGCCAAGAAGAACGCGCTGTTCGTCACCAACACGGCCACCAACGACGTGTCGGTCATCGACACGACCAAGAACAAGGTCGTGCAGACCGTCGCCACGCAGCCGTGGCCGGAGTCGTCGGTCGGATACGAGCCCGACGCGGTGACGCTCACCGACGACGGTCATCTGCTGGTGACGCTCGGCCGCGCCAACGCGGTCGCCGTCTACCGGTACACGACCCCGCAGGAGCCGGTCAGTTACGTCGGCCTGCTCCCGACGGACTACTTCCCCGCCGAGATCGCCACCGTCGGCAAGCAGGTGGTCGTCTCCAACACCCGTGGAATCGACGCCCGCCGCCCCACGAGCGGCGCCGGCCACGCCACCCACGACACGACGTCGAGCGTGCAGCGGTTCACCCTGCCGAACGACCGCGTCATCAAGTCCGAGACGGCCAAGGTCTTCCAGCAGAACGGCTGGACCCGCGGCTCGGTCACACTGGCCCACGGCAAGGACAAGAAGAAGCCGAAGCCCGTGCCGGTCCCTCAGCGGCTCGGAGACCCGTCGACGATCAAGCACGTGTTCCTGATCGTCAAGGAGAACCGGACCTACGACCAGGTCCTGGGTGACGTCCCGGAGGGCAACGGCGACCCGTCGCTCGCTCAGTTCGGCGAGAACGTGACGCCGAACCAGCACGCCCTGGCCAAGCAGTTCGGCCTGTACGACAACACGTACGACATCGGCACGAACTCCGCCGAGGGCCACAACTGGCTGATGCAGGCCGACAATCCGGAGTACACCGAGTCCTCGGCCGGCGAGTACGCGCGCAGTTACGACACCGAGGACGACGCACTCGGCCACCAGCGCACCGGCTTCATCTGGACCGGCGCCCAGGCGGCCGGGAAGTCCGTACGGGACTTCGGCGAGTTCCAGCAGTTCCTGACGAAGCCGGCGGACGCGAGCTGGCAGAACCTGTACTGCGACTCCAAGAACATGGGGGCGACCGGGCAGGACACCGCCTACCCCCTGATGTCGTCCTCGCCCATCCCGTCCCTCAACTCGGTGTCGGTGCACGGGTTCCCGAAGTTCGACACGAGCGTCCCGGACATCTACCGGTCCGAGATCTGGAAGCGTGACTTCGAGAAGAACGGGCCGGCCAACCTGAACATGTTCTGGCTGTCCAGCGACCACACCGGCGGTCCGGCGAACGCCGCCGCCCAGGTCGCGGACAACGACCTCGCGGTCGGCAGGATGGTCGACGAGATCTCGCACAGCAAGTACTGGAAGGACTCGGCGATCTTCGTCGTCGAGGACGACTCCCAGGCCGGCCTCGACCACGTCGACGGCCACCGCGCCCCGATCCAGATCATCAGCCCGTGGGCCAGGCACGGTGTGGTCGACAGCCACTACTACTCGCAGATCACGATGATCCGCACCATCGAGCAGATCCTCGGGGTCCACCCGATGAACCAGAAGGACAGCGCGGCCAGCCCGATGCGTGGGGCGTTCAGCCAGAAGGCGGACGTCACGCCGTTCAAGGCGCTGCCCAACCGGACCTCGCTCACCGGGGGCCTGAAGACCCCGCCCTCCTGCGGTCTGGACACCCCGGCCCCGCAGAACCCCGATGCCGCTCCGGCGCCCTCGGCGAAGGTGCCGGCGGACAAGCAGAAGCTCGCGGCGCAGTGGGACGCCTGGAAGTCGCAGCAGCGGCTGACCGGGCGTGACGCCAAGCCCGACTTCGCGAACCCCGCGCAGATGAACCACTTCACGTGGTACCAGACGCACGAGTGGTCGAAGCCGTACCCCGGCGAGAGCAAGATCTTCGCCCCGAAGGACGTGCCGGGCGCCTACATCCCGTCACCGGAATCCGACGGGTGA
- a CDS encoding winged helix-turn-helix transcriptional regulator, which translates to MAALDLLGRRWTLRILWELSRTPAGFRELQRRCDRMSSSVLSTRLDELTGARLLALKDDAYHLTPLGENLVEALAPLHAWSRRWAEETGAEGTEEAPGRR; encoded by the coding sequence ATGGCCGCACTCGATCTCCTCGGGCGGCGTTGGACGCTGCGCATCCTGTGGGAGCTGAGCCGCACCCCGGCAGGGTTCCGTGAACTGCAGCGGCGGTGCGATCGCATGTCCTCCAGCGTGCTCAGCACCCGGCTCGACGAGTTGACCGGCGCCCGTCTGCTCGCTCTCAAGGACGACGCGTATCACCTCACCCCGCTCGGTGAGAATCTCGTCGAGGCGCTCGCCCCCCTGCATGCCTGGAGCCGACGCTGGGCGGAGGAGACAGGCGCCGAGGGGACGGAAGAGGCCCCCGGCCGGCGGTGA
- a CDS encoding carboxymuconolactone decarboxylase family protein: MPRIEPLTPPYPDSIDRALRRWMPPGVPHEPLTLFRVLHRNPELASRMFALGAGLLGHGLLPDIDREIVIARVTARTGCAYEWGVHAAVLAQQAGLSPEQLRATTDMDTSVTGAWPPRHAALIDAIDELHDTARLSESAWGALREHYEDAQLLEFLVLAGWYRTISCLANGLLLEEENWGVPFPAR; encoded by the coding sequence ATGCCGCGCATCGAACCGCTCACGCCGCCGTACCCCGACTCCATCGACCGCGCGCTCCGCCGATGGATGCCGCCCGGCGTGCCGCACGAACCGCTGACTCTCTTCCGGGTCCTGCACCGCAACCCGGAACTGGCCTCACGCATGTTCGCCCTGGGGGCCGGACTGCTGGGGCACGGACTCCTCCCCGACATCGATCGCGAGATCGTCATCGCACGGGTGACCGCTCGCACCGGCTGCGCCTACGAGTGGGGCGTGCATGCCGCGGTCCTCGCCCAGCAGGCCGGACTCAGCCCGGAACAGCTCCGGGCGACCACCGACATGGACACCAGCGTCACCGGTGCGTGGCCGCCGCGCCATGCGGCCCTGATCGACGCGATCGACGAACTGCACGACACGGCGCGCCTCTCGGAGTCCGCCTGGGGCGCCCTGCGCGAACACTACGAGGACGCCCAGCTCCTGGAGTTCCTCGTACTCGCCGGCTGGTACCGGACCATCAGCTGTCTGGCCAACGGGCTGCTCCTGGAGGAGGAGAACTGGGGCGTGCCGTTCCCGGCGCGGTGA